A DNA window from Helianthus annuus cultivar XRQ/B chromosome 15, HanXRQr2.0-SUNRISE, whole genome shotgun sequence contains the following coding sequences:
- the LOC110909597 gene encoding uncharacterized protein LOC110909597, whose product MYYGRIFAFETFSYCCDHFYVLCFNLKSGKIDLIDNSAAKQEFKERYKGLPDTLRRVLVLYLQNALKPTPAIEELATSVIERKEMDWRTKNNGVDCGVFTMRHMETYKGDQKPWVTGFMNEDEVNNRQKAQLHLLRTRYLRKIILSEHNMHRQKIIKMANAFDKRPDKERYMKDLDKIIPQRMSTYFDREN is encoded by the exons ATGTATTATGGCAGAATTTTTGCTTTTGAAACATTTTCATACTGTT GTGACCACTTCTACGTCTTGTGCTTCAACTTAAAATCCGGCAAAATTGATCTGATTGACAATTCAGCTGCAAAACAAGAGTTTAAGGAAAGATACAAGGGGCTTCCAGACACACTg agaagggtattggttttatacctACAAAATGCTTTAAAACCAACACCGGCTATAGAAGAACTTGCAACCTCAGTGATAGAAAGAAAAGAGATGGATTGGAGGACGAAGAATAACGGCGTAGACTGTGGAGTGTTTACGATGCGTCACATGGAAACGTACAAAGGAGACCAAAAACCATGGGTGACAGGATTTATGAATGAAGATGAAGTAAACAACAGACAGAAAGCACAACTTCATCTCCTACGGACAAGATATCTCAGAAAAATCATTCTATCAGAACACAACATGCATCgtcaaaaaataattaaaatggcCAATGCTTTCGACAAAAGGCCAGACAAAGAGAGGTATATGAAAGATCTGGATAAGATAATCCCACAAAGGATGAGTACATATTTTGACAGGGAAAACTAA
- the LOC110913600 gene encoding uncharacterized protein LOC110913600: MSRALLDLGASVSILPGSLYDQYDFGPLKQADTTVVLADLTLKLPRGILRDVIVKVDEFYYPVDFLVLDYVQIENTKQPNVILGRPFLATANALIDCRNGTVDIMFGNRKVRLNAFARASDSLVNDECFMADIIDGCYPHESGECTIETCFVCDRDLAEIEVELEYAEEELEVMAAKELKPTWTHQVENLPDHIDTQLKPSLESPPQVELKTLPKHLKYAFVGDNNTLPVIIASNLSLEQEKALMEVLIANRAAIGWTIADLKGISPSIVMHKIITEEGAKPARDAQ, translated from the coding sequence ATGAGTCGAGCCTTGCTGGATTTGGGAGCAAGTGTCAGCATCTTACCGGGAAGTTTATACGATCAATACGACTTCGGACCATTGAAACAAGCcgacaccaccgtggtgttggcCGACTTGACGTTAAAATTACCCCGGGGGATCTTGCGTGATGTCATTGTCAAAGTTGacgagttttattacccggttgactttttGGTTTTAGACTACGTGCAAATTGAAAATACTAAACAACCTAATGTCATACTTGGTAGACCATTTTTAGCAACCGCTAATGCACTAATCGATTGTAGAAATGGTACGGTTGACATCATGTTTGGAAATCGTAAGGTCCGATTAAATGCTTTTGCCCGTGCATCTGATTCTCTAGTCAATGATGAATGCTTCATGGCGGACATTATTGACGGGTGTTATCCTCACGAAAGTGGGGAATGCACTATAGAGACGTGTTTTGTTTGTGACAGGGATTTGGCAGAAATAGAGGTGGAATTGGAATATGCGGAAGAAGAGTTGGAGGTGATGGCTGCTAAGGAATTGAAGCCGACTTGGACACATCAAGTCGAGAATTTACCGGATCATATTGACACTCAATTGAAGCCATCACTTGAGTCACCTCCACAAGTCGAGTTGAAGACATTGCCAAAGCATTTGAAGTATGCTTTTGTGGGTGACAACAACACCCTACCGGTAATTATTGCTTCCAATTTGTCACTTGAACAGGAAAAAGCTTTGATGGAAGTGTTGATAGCCAACCGGGCTGCAATTGGGTGGACAATCGCTGATCTCAAGGggattagtccatccattgttatgcacaagatcatcactgAAGAGGGAGCAAAACCGGCTCGAGATGCTCAATGA